One genomic segment of [Pasteurella] aerogenes includes these proteins:
- a CDS encoding AlwI restriction endonuclease, with amino-acid sequence MAKRDRSKKFWFIPKRANVHQMLAFLHGMIEKNYDGTTWNPQKQDNLNLELKKLGATKDGEKIAPQGMRTLLASVHYLGFVYLDTTTEPTRIRITEAGYQFYNMHKNDLRVIEKLTKSLTINSSPSVYHQMKKLQITNPIILPHCEDIFVFPFRVVLSMLLKLEYLDKEEIALYVFHTSSMSEIDFRVQEIINFRKLDTLDRENLINQYKKTDVGNITLTQAASSSYFMQFCEGTGVIERNSIYVDNCDKAIDSIKIKSQFRQDVVKVLSQFKGIHPYDFKDNLLLWIDYIGSMGKLYPPVDFKLKNSSLREVYIEVFQHKDIIYTNVLAFLGEDCFPVFIDEEYEVKIYLFDKAQHVGEFKFKGNENCVLDVGDFIKLDCTANAENSLLELEDEIRLHSKATTFTSTMLPKLRLLNKKLGIDKINDKSLRGAYYEYLFYRLLSILKSKNMIDDVFWNGKIGKYNLPIQAPGGKQGTPDIIFIKDGIHYILELTTIKSKSGQHSAELSSVPDHIRLYSKQFRNIKIRGIFCAPEIHERNHNVMKAILLGESIEFISIKDSEFLDILCVENSMLLGQKLESLFV; translated from the coding sequence ATGGCAAAAAGAGATAGAAGTAAGAAATTTTGGTTTATTCCTAAAAGAGCAAATGTACATCAAATGCTAGCATTTTTACATGGCATGATTGAAAAAAATTATGATGGAACAACCTGGAATCCACAAAAGCAAGATAATCTAAACCTTGAACTTAAGAAATTGGGAGCAACAAAAGATGGTGAAAAAATTGCGCCACAAGGTATGAGAACATTATTAGCTTCAGTTCACTATTTAGGATTTGTATATTTGGATACGACAACTGAGCCAACACGAATAAGAATTACTGAAGCCGGTTATCAATTTTATAATATGCATAAAAATGATTTGCGAGTTATAGAGAAACTAACCAAAAGTTTAACTATTAACTCATCACCATCTGTTTATCATCAGATGAAGAAATTGCAAATAACAAATCCAATTATTCTACCACACTGTGAAGATATCTTTGTATTTCCATTTCGTGTTGTCCTTTCTATGTTATTGAAATTAGAATATTTAGATAAAGAAGAAATAGCTCTATATGTATTTCATACAAGTTCAATGTCTGAAATAGATTTTAGAGTTCAAGAAATTATAAATTTCCGTAAGTTAGATACACTAGATAGAGAAAATTTGATTAATCAGTATAAAAAAACGGATGTCGGAAATATTACACTAACTCAAGCTGCAAGTTCTTCTTATTTTATGCAGTTTTGCGAAGGAACTGGTGTTATTGAGAGAAATAGTATTTATGTAGATAACTGCGATAAAGCGATTGATTCGATTAAAATTAAATCACAGTTCAGACAAGATGTTGTTAAGGTTTTATCCCAATTTAAAGGGATACATCCTTATGATTTTAAAGATAACTTGCTGTTATGGATAGATTATATTGGCTCTATGGGAAAATTATATCCACCGGTTGATTTTAAATTAAAAAACTCTTCATTAAGAGAGGTTTATATTGAAGTTTTTCAACATAAAGATATTATTTATACGAATGTACTAGCATTTTTAGGGGAAGATTGTTTTCCAGTTTTTATAGATGAAGAATATGAGGTTAAGATTTATCTTTTTGATAAAGCACAACACGTAGGAGAATTTAAATTTAAAGGAAATGAAAATTGTGTTTTAGATGTAGGTGATTTTATTAAATTGGATTGTACTGCTAATGCTGAAAATTCATTATTAGAATTAGAAGATGAAATTCGGTTGCACAGTAAGGCAACAACATTTACCTCTACAATGCTTCCTAAATTACGCTTATTAAATAAAAAACTAGGTATAGATAAAATTAATGATAAATCTTTACGTGGTGCTTATTATGAATATCTATTTTATCGTTTATTATCTATTTTAAAATCAAAAAATATGATTGATGATGTTTTTTGGAATGGAAAAATAGGCAAATATAATTTACCTATTCAAGCACCTGGTGGTAAACAAGGAACCCCTGATATCATTTTTATAAAAGATGGGATACATTATATATTAGAGCTTACTACAATAAAATCAAAGTCAGGACAACATTCCGCAGAATTATCTTCTGTACCTGATCATATTAGATTATATAGTAAGCAATTTCGTAACATTAAAATTAGAGGTATTTTTTGTGCGCCTGAAATTCATGAACGAAATCATAATGTGATGAAAGCTATTTTATTAGGGGAGAGTATTGAATTTATTTCGATTAAAGATAGTGAGTTCCTAGATATATTGTGCGTAGAAAATTCTATGTTACTAGGTCAGAAATTAGAGTCGTTATTTGTCTAG
- the yhcB gene encoding putative transmembrane protein, whose amino-acid sequence MQTWTPEMWQAALVGLIVGFLLGYIILRFTKGSVKQQVKTEAELKQVKVELDNQKQQLEKHFAESADLLKTLAKDYQKLYSHLATSSTALLPELATKELFSPPLISEKIDEPVENEAAIKENPPRDYSEGSSGILKAEK is encoded by the coding sequence ATGCAAACTTGGACGCCAGAAATGTGGCAAGCCGCATTAGTAGGATTAATTGTTGGTTTTTTACTGGGATATATTATTTTGCGTTTCACTAAAGGTTCCGTAAAACAACAAGTGAAAACTGAAGCGGAATTAAAACAAGTGAAAGTGGAGCTGGATAATCAAAAACAACAACTTGAAAAACATTTTGCTGAAAGTGCAGATTTATTAAAAACTCTTGCTAAAGATTATCAAAAACTCTATAGCCATTTAGCAACCTCTTCTACTGCCTTATTGCCAGAATTGGCCACGAAAGAATTATTTTCTCCGCCACTTATTAGTGAAAAAATTGATGAACCGGTAGAAAATGAAGCAGCAATTAAAGAAAATCCGCCGCGTGATTATTCCGAAGGCTCATCCGGTATCTTAAAAGCGGAAAAATAA
- a CDS encoding ABC transporter ATP-binding protein: MSSQFVYTMHRVGKVVPPKRHILKDISLSFFPGAKIGVLGLNGAGKSTLLRIMAGIDKEIEGEARPQPGIKIGYLPQEPKLEPQQTVREAIEEAVAEVSNALKRLDEVYALYADPDADFDKLAAEQANLEAIIQAHDGHNLENQLERAADALRLPEWDAKIEHLSGGERRRVALCRLLLEKPDMLLLDEPTNHLDAESVAWLERFLHDYEGTVVAITHDRYFLDNVAGWILELDRGEGIPWEGNYSSWLEQKEKRLAQEQAAESARQKSIEKELEWVRQNPKGRQAKSKARMARFEELNSGEYQKRNETNELFIPPGPRLGDKVIEVNNLTKSYGERTLIDNLSFSIPKGAIVGIIGPNGAGKSTLFRMLSGKEQPDSGSVTLGETVVLASVDQFRDAMDDKKTVWEEVSNGQDILTIGNFEIPSRAYVGRFNFKGVDQQKRVGELSGGERGRLHLAKLLQAGGNVLLLDEPTNDLDVETLRALENAILEFPGCAMVISHDRWFLDRIATHILDYGDEGKVTFYEGNFSDYEEWKKKTFGAEATQPHRMKYKRIAK; encoded by the coding sequence ATGTCATCACAATTTGTTTATACGATGCACCGAGTAGGTAAAGTGGTACCGCCGAAACGTCATATTCTCAAAGATATTTCATTAAGTTTCTTTCCAGGCGCCAAGATCGGGGTTTTAGGTCTCAATGGAGCCGGAAAATCAACCTTATTGCGCATTATGGCGGGAATCGATAAAGAGATCGAAGGAGAAGCGCGTCCGCAACCAGGAATTAAAATCGGTTATCTACCACAAGAACCAAAACTTGAGCCACAACAAACGGTACGTGAAGCAATTGAAGAAGCAGTAGCAGAAGTAAGCAACGCCTTAAAACGCTTAGATGAAGTATATGCGTTATATGCCGATCCTGATGCTGATTTTGACAAATTAGCGGCGGAACAAGCCAATCTTGAAGCCATTATTCAGGCACATGATGGACATAATCTGGAAAACCAATTAGAACGAGCTGCCGATGCGTTACGTTTGCCAGAATGGGACGCCAAAATTGAGCATTTATCCGGTGGTGAACGCCGTCGCGTGGCGCTTTGTCGTTTATTGCTCGAAAAACCAGATATGTTATTGTTAGATGAGCCAACCAACCACTTAGACGCCGAATCTGTGGCATGGTTAGAGCGTTTCTTGCACGACTACGAAGGTACTGTCGTGGCAATTACCCATGACCGTTACTTCTTAGACAACGTCGCCGGTTGGATTTTAGAACTTGACCGTGGCGAGGGAATTCCTTGGGAAGGTAACTATTCTTCTTGGTTGGAACAAAAAGAAAAACGTTTAGCCCAAGAGCAAGCAGCAGAATCGGCTCGTCAAAAATCTATTGAAAAAGAATTAGAATGGGTACGCCAAAATCCAAAAGGTCGCCAAGCGAAAAGTAAGGCGCGTATGGCTCGTTTTGAAGAACTTAATTCAGGCGAATATCAAAAACGTAACGAAACCAATGAACTCTTTATTCCACCTGGTCCACGTTTGGGGGATAAAGTGATCGAAGTGAATAACTTAACCAAATCCTACGGTGAACGCACGCTGATTGACAACCTTTCCTTCAGCATTCCAAAAGGCGCCATTGTTGGTATTATCGGACCAAACGGGGCGGGTAAATCGACCCTATTCCGTATGTTATCCGGTAAAGAACAGCCGGATTCCGGTTCTGTTACCTTAGGAGAAACTGTGGTTTTGGCATCGGTGGATCAATTCCGTGATGCCATGGATGATAAAAAAACCGTATGGGAAGAAGTGTCAAACGGACAAGATATCTTAACCATCGGTAACTTTGAAATCCCAAGTCGTGCGTATGTGGGACGTTTTAACTTCAAAGGTGTCGATCAACAAAAACGTGTCGGCGAATTGTCGGGCGGTGAACGCGGTCGTTTGCATTTGGCTAAATTATTACAAGCCGGCGGCAACGTCTTATTATTAGACGAACCAACCAACGACTTAGATGTTGAAACCTTGCGTGCGCTTGAAAATGCGATCTTAGAGTTCCCTGGCTGTGCAATGGTGATCTCCCACGACCGCTGGTTCTTAGACCGTATCGCAACCCACATTTTAGACTACGGCGATGAAGGCAAAGTGACCTTCTATGAAGGTAACTTCTCTGATTATGAAGAGTGGAAAAAGAAAACCTTCGGCGCTGAAGCAACTCAACCACATCGCATGAAATACAAACGAATTGCGAAATAA
- the degQ gene encoding periplasmic serine protease do/hhoA-like protein, with product MSFFILLFNGEHKVKKRNFVLTSIALGLSVLTGSLPAQANLPATVEGQQLPSLAPMLEKVLPSVVSIAVEGQQKATSRNDDIPEEFKFFFGPDAFGDRSPRNFRGIGSGVIINAEKGYVLTNNHVIDSADKITVKLEDGREFKAKVVGKDEMSDVALVQLENPKNLTAIKIADSDKLKVGDFTVAIGNPFGLGQTVTSGIVSALARSTGSDSGTYENYIQTDAAVNRGNSGGPLINLQGELIGINTAIISPSGSNAGIAFAIPSNMANSLVQQIIEYGEVRRGLLGIKGGELNADLAKAFNVDVQQGAFVSEVLPNSAAEKAGIKAGDIITAINGQKLATFAELRAKIATSGAGKEIELTYLRDGKSDNVKVTLQSDEQTQTSASNILSNLDGADLENYNKNGIQGVSVTKIAPRSLAEQRGLKVGDIIVGINRTKIENLTQLRKILDQKPTAVALNIVRGDSNFYLLVQ from the coding sequence ATGTCTTTTTTTATTCTTTTATTTAATGGAGAACATAAAGTGAAAAAAAGAAATTTTGTATTAACAAGTATTGCACTCGGATTAAGCGTATTAACCGGATCATTACCGGCGCAAGCGAATTTGCCTGCGACAGTGGAAGGTCAACAATTGCCAAGCCTTGCACCGATGCTTGAAAAGGTTCTTCCTTCGGTAGTCTCTATCGCGGTAGAAGGTCAACAAAAAGCAACTTCTCGTAATGATGATATTCCGGAAGAATTTAAGTTCTTTTTTGGTCCTGATGCATTTGGAGATCGTTCTCCTCGTAATTTTAGAGGAATTGGTTCTGGTGTGATTATTAATGCTGAAAAAGGTTATGTATTGACAAATAATCATGTTATAGACAGCGCAGATAAAATTACGGTTAAATTAGAAGATGGACGTGAATTCAAAGCGAAAGTCGTCGGTAAAGATGAAATGTCGGACGTAGCATTAGTTCAATTGGAAAATCCTAAAAATTTAACTGCGATTAAAATCGCCGATTCAGATAAATTAAAAGTGGGTGATTTTACTGTGGCTATTGGTAATCCTTTCGGCTTGGGTCAAACTGTCACCTCCGGTATTGTTTCTGCTCTTGCGCGTTCTACCGGTTCCGACAGCGGTACTTATGAAAACTATATTCAAACTGATGCCGCTGTAAACCGCGGAAACTCCGGCGGTCCATTAATTAATTTACAAGGCGAATTGATCGGGATTAACACCGCCATCATCTCACCAAGCGGCAGCAACGCCGGTATCGCTTTTGCGATCCCAAGCAACATGGCAAACAGCCTTGTACAACAAATTATCGAATATGGTGAAGTGCGTCGCGGTTTGCTAGGTATTAAAGGTGGTGAATTAAATGCCGATCTTGCTAAAGCGTTCAATGTAGATGTACAGCAAGGGGCTTTCGTCAGCGAAGTATTGCCAAATTCAGCCGCTGAAAAAGCAGGTATTAAAGCCGGCGATATCATTACCGCTATCAACGGACAAAAACTCGCAACCTTTGCGGAATTACGTGCAAAAATTGCGACCAGTGGTGCCGGTAAAGAAATTGAGTTAACCTATTTACGCGACGGAAAATCCGATAACGTAAAAGTGACATTGCAATCTGATGAACAAACCCAAACATCAGCCAGTAATATTCTCTCCAACCTAGATGGTGCGGATTTGGAAAATTACAACAAAAATGGTATTCAAGGGGTGTCAGTCACCAAAATTGCACCACGTTCTTTAGCGGAACAACGTGGATTGAAAGTCGGCGATATTATCGTTGGAATTAACCGCACGAAAATCGAAAATTTAACGCAATTGCGTAAAATTCTAGATCAAAAACCAACGGCGGTGGCATTAAATATTGTACGCGGAGACAGCAATTTTTATCTACTTGTGCAATAA
- the gloB gene encoding hydroxyacylglutathione hydrolase, which translates to MLVPIPALNDNYIWLYRRENLPVIVVDVAETDALLRYFTRYQLVPEAVLITHYHSDHTAGIAEFIRHFPQVPVYGPAEAQAHGVTHLVESGQITTPHYQIQVLPTGGHTAGHLSFVVDGHLFCGDTLFSAGCGRVFTGDYEQMYQSLQRLKQLPESTLVCAAHEYTLSNLAFALTVMEDKSAVENQLKLVQTLRAKNQPSLPTTLGLEMKINPFLVARDIAQFVAWRKAKDNF; encoded by the coding sequence ATGTTAGTTCCAATTCCTGCACTTAATGATAACTATATTTGGCTTTATAGACGAGAAAATTTACCGGTGATTGTGGTCGATGTGGCGGAAACTGACGCATTATTGCGTTATTTTACGCGGTATCAGTTAGTACCGGAAGCAGTATTGATCACACATTATCACAGCGATCATACCGCCGGTATTGCCGAATTTATCCGCCATTTTCCGCAAGTGCCGGTGTATGGACCGGCGGAAGCGCAAGCTCATGGCGTGACACATCTTGTGGAAAGCGGGCAAATTACAACACCGCATTATCAAATTCAAGTTTTACCGACAGGAGGGCATACTGCCGGGCATTTGAGTTTTGTGGTGGATGGGCATTTATTTTGTGGTGATACATTATTTTCTGCCGGTTGCGGTCGGGTTTTTACCGGCGATTATGAGCAAATGTACCAATCTTTGCAACGATTGAAACAACTGCCGGAGAGTACTCTAGTTTGTGCGGCGCATGAATATACCTTGAGCAATTTGGCGTTTGCGTTGACCGTGATGGAGGATAAAAGTGCGGTGGAAAATCAGCTTAAATTAGTGCAAACCTTGCGGGCGAAAAATCAACCAAGTTTACCAACAACCTTAGGATTAGAGATGAAAATTAACCCGTTTTTGGTAGCTCGAGATATAGCGCAGTTTGTGGCGTGGCGCAAAGCGAAAGATAATTTTTAA
- a CDS encoding Uncharacterized conserved protein codes for MALGWYELKLAKDGQFMFNLKAANSQTILTSERYKTRAAAENGIASVQKNGVDEQNFEYKATSDGQPYFILKAKNHQEIGRSEYYSSNAAAKNGVKSVITNAATTVIKDKTAA; via the coding sequence ATGGCATTAGGTTGGTATGAACTAAAATTGGCAAAAGATGGTCAATTTATGTTTAATTTAAAGGCGGCGAACAGCCAAACTATTTTGACCAGCGAACGTTATAAAACGCGTGCGGCAGCTGAAAACGGTATTGCTTCCGTGCAAAAAAATGGCGTTGATGAGCAAAATTTTGAATATAAAGCGACTTCTGATGGTCAACCGTATTTTATTTTGAAAGCGAAAAACCATCAAGAAATCGGACGTAGCGAATATTATTCTTCCAACGCAGCAGCGAAAAATGGCGTAAAATCCGTGATCACCAATGCAGCAACAACAGTAATTAAAGATAAAACCGCGGCATAA
- a CDS encoding type 11 methyltransferase has product MKWNAKLSTSFELPSSWQQLQRGTQYQEVISQYFAAWSPNVLGYQWLKLGGLSGEIHCPLPLRHHIIIAPKITQNLTALSLQEDTSVVQSRLSELPLVEKSIDMCIMANTLNFSQDPHQILRETTRVLCDDGYLFLSLFNPFSRLGMKRHLNLNGQTPLPFRHFCAWRVIDWLELLNFDILATQRLALANEVPYLGSLVAIIAKKRTYPLNLTPQKIKFRSHKGFNTVEAFNEIR; this is encoded by the coding sequence ATGAAATGGAATGCAAAATTATCAACCTCATTTGAATTGCCAAGCAGCTGGCAACAGTTGCAACGCGGTACACAATATCAAGAGGTTATCAGTCAATATTTTGCGGCTTGGTCTCCTAATGTTCTAGGTTATCAATGGTTGAAATTAGGCGGATTAAGTGGCGAAATTCACTGCCCTTTACCCTTGCGTCACCATATCATCATCGCGCCCAAAATTACGCAAAATTTGACCGCACTTTCATTACAAGAAGACACTTCCGTAGTACAAAGTCGTTTATCGGAGCTGCCTTTGGTGGAAAAATCCATTGATATGTGTATTATGGCGAATACCTTGAATTTTAGTCAAGATCCTCATCAAATTCTGCGCGAAACCACAAGGGTACTGTGCGACGACGGTTATCTCTTTCTGTCGTTGTTCAATCCGTTTAGTCGATTAGGCATGAAACGTCACCTCAACCTCAACGGACAAACGCCACTCCCATTTCGCCATTTTTGTGCTTGGCGCGTTATCGATTGGCTAGAATTGCTGAATTTTGACATTCTTGCTACCCAACGCCTAGCGCTTGCTAATGAAGTGCCTTATTTAGGTTCACTTGTGGCAATTATCGCGAAAAAAAGAACTTATCCACTGAATTTAACGCCACAAAAAATCAAATTCCGCTCCCATAAAGGCTTTAACACGGTGGAAGCCTTTAATGAAATTCGATAG
- a CDS encoding putative nickel/cobalt efflux system, which yields MQLKRPYNYIILLVILLLGIAFLFPYLFTKIIDWQREFNQLMGGYLREIKQQPTQAGMLLIGICFLYGIFHAVGPGHGKFVIAGYLATHQSKLKASMVLSLLSSLMQGVVAVVATSIVVLVLQLSSAYFKVSQLWMERVAFGLILLLGLQWMYQSGMALRKQWRPAKPTLQVNRIHFAESSDFMKPSAVKKTPVFHQHSEHCGCGHQHLPDASQLEQANDLKSKFLVILSIGMRPCSGAIFVLFLSYMLDLYWWGILATMVMALGTGLMLSGFALMVQYARSSAIKLGQWYLSPNLSLNLEDLVKLAVGAILIFFAVALIYGTTLQESGGAVLFGV from the coding sequence ATGCAGCTGAAAAGACCGTATAACTATATTATTTTACTGGTTATTTTATTGCTCGGAATTGCGTTTTTATTTCCTTATCTGTTTACCAAAATTATTGATTGGCAACGTGAATTTAATCAATTGATGGGCGGATATTTACGCGAAATTAAACAACAGCCGACGCAAGCCGGAATGTTGCTTATTGGTATTTGTTTTTTATATGGTATTTTTCATGCGGTCGGCCCGGGACATGGTAAATTTGTGATTGCGGGTTATCTAGCAACCCATCAATCCAAACTGAAAGCCAGCATGGTGTTAAGTTTGTTATCATCCTTGATGCAAGGCGTGGTTGCGGTTGTTGCTACTTCTATTGTAGTGCTGGTTTTACAACTGTCTTCCGCTTATTTTAAAGTGAGTCAGCTATGGATGGAGCGAGTTGCGTTTGGTTTGATTTTGTTGTTGGGCTTGCAATGGATGTATCAAAGCGGTATGGCATTGCGTAAACAATGGCGACCGGCAAAACCTACTTTGCAAGTTAATCGTATTCATTTTGCGGAATCTTCGGATTTTATGAAACCAAGTGCGGTCAAAAAAACGCCTGTTTTTCATCAGCATTCTGAACATTGTGGATGCGGTCATCAACATTTACCGGATGCTTCTCAACTTGAACAAGCCAACGATCTGAAATCTAAATTTTTAGTGATTTTAAGTATAGGTATGCGTCCTTGTTCCGGCGCGATTTTTGTGCTGTTTTTATCCTATATGTTGGATTTGTATTGGTGGGGCATTCTTGCTACGATGGTGATGGCGCTGGGAACCGGGTTAATGTTGTCCGGATTTGCTTTGATGGTGCAATATGCGCGCAGCAGTGCAATAAAATTAGGGCAGTGGTATTTATCGCCGAATTTAAGTTTAAACCTTGAAGATTTGGTGAAGTTAGCAGTCGGCGCTATTTTAATTTTCTTTGCGGTCGCCTTGATTTACGGAACCACCTTACAAGAAAGCGGTGGGGCAGTGTTGTTCGGCGTTTAA
- a CDS encoding transmembrane protein, translating to MCFFYAAQALAHPHAFITMKSKPLVKDQQLTGFTLELLLDEMSSSSILYDLKNSNNDKAARQKLVDGVIENIINEHYFSYAYDKQGEKIKFKGQPENYGMKENGMQVLYYFDFLLAKPQPLKDNRVELLTYDKTYYVSMMYDQTNGDAVDFSALPQNCQGTVIEPNYDEKIQEYAASLDRSQRNADSSLGVVFAQKVNIVCK from the coding sequence ATGTGTTTTTTCTATGCAGCGCAAGCGCTAGCACACCCGCACGCGTTTATTACCATGAAAAGTAAACCCTTGGTAAAAGATCAGCAACTGACAGGGTTTACCTTGGAATTATTATTGGATGAAATGAGTTCGTCTTCTATTCTGTATGACTTGAAAAACTCCAATAATGACAAAGCCGCGCGTCAAAAATTGGTGGACGGTGTGATTGAAAATATCATCAACGAACATTATTTTAGCTATGCTTATGATAAGCAAGGCGAAAAAATCAAATTTAAAGGTCAGCCGGAAAATTATGGGATGAAAGAAAATGGGATGCAAGTGCTTTACTATTTTGACTTCCTATTAGCAAAACCGCAACCATTGAAAGATAATCGGGTTGAATTATTAACTTATGATAAAACTTACTATGTTTCAATGATGTATGATCAAACGAATGGTGATGCAGTGGATTTTTCCGCGTTGCCGCAAAATTGCCAAGGAACGGTAATTGAACCAAATTACGATGAAAAAATTCAGGAATATGCAGCATCTTTAGATCGCAGCCAACGTAATGCGGACAGTTCCCTTGGTGTCGTATTTGCACAGAAAGTGAATATTGTCTGTAAATAA
- a CDS encoding YcaO-like family: MTEQTFILGKDAALEESIAKFQQKLTALGFNIEEASWLNPVPNVWSVHIRDKDCPQCFSNGKGASKKAALASALGEYFERLSTNYFFADFYLGQDIANGEFVHYPSEKWFKIEKEGTIPAGLLNEELLQYYDPDEELTPELLVDLQSGNYDRGIVAMPYIRQSDQSTVYIPQSIIANLYVSNGMSAGNTKNEARVQGLSEVFERYVKNKIIAEAISLPLIPAEVMARYPSIQASIQKLEEEGFPILAYDASLGGKYPVICVVLLNRDNGTCFASFGAHPNFQVALERTVTELLQGRSLNDLDVFSPPSFYNDEVAEHANLETHFIDSSGLISWDLFKQDADFAFVDWDFSGTTQQEYDNLMAIFHQEKKEVYIMDYNHLDVYACRIIVPGMSDIYPPDDLLYANNNMGMIWREVLLDLPNFQQSTAMYHDILAQLDLQDIDDATRVREFIGIVAPPASGWSTLRIGELKSMLYLAVGDLDAALDWANWTLSMNSSVFSKERVNYYRCLISSIELFLDDERDSEQYRMVFEKMYGESAVRFAWKAIHGGNPFYDLLADDEHLQKFTAHQKLLAAYEKLQNAKRTNWK; encoded by the coding sequence ATGACAGAACAAACTTTTATTTTAGGTAAAGATGCAGCACTTGAAGAAAGTATTGCAAAATTTCAACAAAAATTGACCGCACTTGGTTTCAATATTGAAGAAGCATCATGGCTTAATCCCGTTCCCAACGTTTGGTCAGTTCATATTCGCGACAAGGATTGCCCACAATGTTTTTCCAACGGGAAAGGCGCCAGCAAAAAAGCGGCGTTGGCATCCGCTTTAGGCGAATATTTTGAACGCCTTTCAACCAACTATTTCTTCGCAGATTTCTATCTCGGTCAGGATATTGCCAACGGAGAATTTGTGCATTATCCAAGTGAAAAATGGTTTAAAATTGAAAAAGAAGGGACCATTCCCGCCGGTTTATTAAATGAAGAGTTATTACAGTATTACGATCCAGATGAGGAATTAACGCCAGAGTTATTGGTGGATCTACAATCAGGCAATTACGATCGCGGTATTGTAGCGATGCCTTATATTCGTCAATCGGATCAATCTACGGTGTACATCCCACAAAGCATTATCGCGAACTTATATGTTTCCAACGGGATGTCTGCGGGAAATACTAAAAATGAAGCGCGCGTTCAAGGTTTATCCGAGGTTTTCGAACGCTACGTTAAAAATAAAATTATTGCCGAAGCCATCAGCTTACCGTTAATTCCGGCAGAAGTAATGGCACGTTATCCATCCATTCAAGCGTCCATTCAAAAATTAGAAGAAGAAGGTTTCCCGATTTTGGCTTATGACGCCTCCTTGGGCGGTAAATATCCGGTTATCTGCGTAGTGTTATTAAATCGTGATAACGGAACTTGTTTTGCCTCTTTCGGCGCCCATCCGAATTTCCAAGTGGCGCTAGAACGTACGGTCACCGAATTGTTACAAGGTCGCAGCTTAAATGATTTGGACGTTTTCTCTCCACCATCATTCTACAACGACGAAGTGGCGGAACACGCTAATTTAGAAACCCATTTTATTGATTCCAGTGGCTTAATTTCTTGGGATTTATTCAAACAAGATGCAGACTTTGCATTTGTCGATTGGGATTTCTCCGGTACCACACAGCAAGAATATGACAACTTGATGGCAATTTTCCACCAAGAGAAAAAAGAAGTCTATATTATGGATTACAACCATTTAGACGTTTATGCTTGCCGCATTATTGTGCCGGGAATGTCCGATATTTATCCGCCAGATGATCTGTTGTATGCCAATAATAATATGGGCATGATTTGGCGCGAAGTGTTGCTGGATTTACCGAATTTCCAACAATCCACAGCCATGTATCACGATATTCTTGCCCAATTGGATTTGCAAGATATTGATGATGCAACACGCGTACGTGAATTTATTGGTATCGTGGCACCACCAGCATCCGGCTGGTCAACCTTACGTATCGGCGAATTAAAATCCATGTTATATCTTGCGGTAGGCGATCTCGACGCTGCGCTAGATTGGGCGAATTGGACATTAAGTATGAACAGTTCGGTATTTAGCAAAGAACGCGTTAACTATTATCGTTGCTTAATCAGCAGTATTGAATTGTTCTTAGACGATGAGCGCGACAGTGAGCAATACCGGATGGTATTTGAAAAAATGTATGGCGAAAGTGCGGTTCGTTTTGCTTGGAAAGCTATCCATGGTGGTAATCCGTTCTATGATTTATTGGCAGACGATGAGCATTTGCAAAAATTTACCGCGCACCAAAAATTATTGGCAGCGTATGAAAAATTGCAAAACGCTAAACGCACAAATTGGAAATAA